A single window of Rickettsiella endosymbiont of Dermanyssus gallinae DNA harbors:
- the rplL gene encoding 50S ribosomal protein L7/L12 — MSTAVNSKEDVLNAIANMSVMDIVDLIKSMEEKFGVSAAAATVAVAAPSAGGAAAAAEEKTEFNVILTDVGANKINVIKVVRTATALGLKEAKDLVESAQPVVKEGLSKADAETLKKQLEEAGAKVELK, encoded by the coding sequence ATGAGTACGGCCGTTAATTCGAAAGAAGATGTATTAAACGCGATTGCAAATATGAGCGTAATGGATATTGTTGATTTAATTAAGAGCATGGAAGAGAAGTTTGGTGTTTCTGCTGCCGCAGCGACTGTTGCTGTAGCGGCTCCTAGTGCGGGCGGAGCAGCTGCTGCTGCGGAAGAAAAAACTGAATTTAACGTAATTTTGACAGACGTTGGCGCTAATAAAATTAACGTTATTAAAGTAGTACGTACAGCAACCGCTTTAGGTTTAAAAGAAGCTAAAGACCTCGTTGAATCAGCACAACCGGTTGTTAAAGAAGGGCTTTCTAAAGCCGATGCAGAAACGCTTAAAAAACAGCTTGAAGAAGCTGGCGCTAAAGTTGAACTGAAATAA
- the rpoB gene encoding DNA-directed RNA polymerase subunit beta yields the protein MVIRTSQATESMAKPYSFTEKKRIRKNFGKQATIMEAPYLLATQIESYHRFLQTDTPSDALAEFGLNAAFKSVFPISSYSGGEATLEYISYRIGQPPFDVKECQARGLTYGAPLRVKMRLIIFDKEAAPGTNRIKNIKEQEVYMGELPLMTDTGSFVINGTDRVVVSQLHRSPGVFFEHDKGKTHSSGKLLYAARIIPYRGSWLDFEFDPKDNLFVRIDRRRKLAATILLRALGFTTEEILELFFTNNTFHLKGESVVLDLVPERLRGEIATFDIKDAAGKVIIEQGRRIAARQIRLLEQAKIKQLEFTTEYLLGKTLAKPLIDPETGEILFEANTELTADTIKKMAESDIKTIETLFTNDLDSGAYISTTLRIDPSNSQQEALVEIYRMMRPGEPPTKEAAEALFKNLFFVPDRYDLSAVGRMKFNRRLGREEILGSGTLAKEDIVDVLKVLIDIRNGKGDVDDIDHLGNRRVRSVGEMAENQFRVGLVRVERAVRDRLSVAESENLMPQDLINAKPISAAIKEFFGSSQLSQFMDQVNPLSEITHKRRVSALGPGGLTRERAGFEVRDVHPTHYGRVCPIETPEGPNIGLINSLAVYARTNHYGFLETPYRKVENSKVTKEIQYLSAIEEGKYVIAQANTRLDSNGKLIDDLIPSRHRNESMLTTADKVDYMDISPSQVVSVAASLIPFLEHDDANRALMGSNMQRQAVPTLRTEKPLVGTGMERKVAVDSGVVVVAKRSGFIDSVDAGRIVVRVDDEETVAGTAGVDIYNLTKYTRSNQNTCINQRPLVNKGDKIKKGDVLADGPSTDLGELALGRNLLVAFMPWNGYNFEDSILISERVVSEDRFTTIHIEELTCIGRDTKLGSEEITSDIPNVGESALSKLDESGIVHLGAWVEGGDILVGKVTPKGETQLTPEEKLLRAIFGEKASDVKDSSLRVPSGMRGTVIDVQVFTRDGLEKDQRALSIEATALEKIKKDLYDEFRILENDSYQRLETLLVGAVASSGPNKLKSGSKVTLEYLNTLSKDQWFSVSLRDEADNQQLEAVAKQLEAARLALDEKFESKRKKLTQGDDLAPGILKIVKVYLAIKRCIQPGDKMAGRHGNKGVISTIIPVEDMPYMEDGTPVDIVLNPLGVPSRMNVGQVLETHLGWAAKGLGLKIGGMLDSKKSMKEVKTFLGSIYNDNKQTAQKVDLDALSNEEALELAQNLRKGVPMATPVFDGVTETEIKRMLRLADLPESGQTALYDGRTGQRFERPVTVGYMYMLKLNHLVDDKMHARSTGSYSLVTQQPLGGKAQFGGQRFGEMEVWALEAYGAAYTLQEMLTVKSDDVAGRTKMYKNIVDGDHHMEAGMPESFNVLVKEIRSLAINAELETKD from the coding sequence ATGGTAATTCGGACATCCCAAGCAACTGAGTCAATGGCTAAGCCTTATTCATTCACAGAAAAAAAACGTATTCGGAAAAATTTTGGTAAACAAGCCACGATTATGGAGGCGCCTTATCTTTTAGCGACCCAGATCGAGTCTTACCATCGTTTTTTACAAACAGATACCCCATCGGACGCTTTAGCAGAGTTTGGGTTGAATGCGGCTTTTAAATCCGTGTTTCCTATTTCTTCTTATTCAGGTGGTGAAGCGACCTTAGAATATATCAGCTACCGAATAGGGCAACCGCCTTTTGATGTTAAAGAATGTCAAGCACGCGGTCTAACCTATGGTGCTCCTTTGCGTGTCAAAATGCGCTTGATTATTTTTGATAAAGAAGCAGCGCCAGGCACCAACCGAATTAAAAATATTAAAGAACAAGAAGTCTACATGGGTGAATTACCCTTGATGACGGATACCGGTAGTTTTGTTATTAATGGAACTGACCGTGTGGTTGTTTCGCAATTACATCGCTCTCCCGGTGTATTTTTCGAACATGATAAAGGTAAAACACACTCATCTGGTAAATTGCTTTATGCGGCACGCATTATTCCTTACCGTGGTTCATGGTTAGACTTTGAATTTGATCCAAAAGATAACCTCTTTGTTCGTATTGACAGACGTCGTAAATTAGCGGCAACGATACTATTACGTGCCTTAGGGTTTACAACCGAAGAAATACTCGAATTATTTTTCACGAATAATACCTTCCATCTTAAAGGCGAGTCCGTTGTTTTGGACTTAGTGCCTGAGCGTCTACGCGGTGAAATCGCCACGTTTGATATTAAGGATGCAGCCGGTAAAGTTATTATAGAACAAGGTCGCCGTATTGCGGCACGACAAATTCGACTGTTAGAACAAGCAAAAATAAAACAATTAGAATTTACGACTGAATATTTGCTAGGTAAGACCTTAGCAAAACCGCTGATTGATCCGGAAACAGGTGAGATTTTATTTGAAGCGAATACGGAATTAACCGCTGACACCATTAAAAAAATGGCTGAATCCGATATCAAGACTATTGAAACACTCTTTACCAATGATTTAGATTCAGGCGCTTATATTTCCACGACTCTGCGCATTGATCCTAGCAATAGCCAACAAGAAGCGTTGGTAGAAATCTACCGTATGATGCGTCCGGGTGAGCCGCCAACCAAGGAAGCGGCAGAAGCTTTATTTAAAAATTTATTTTTTGTCCCTGATCGTTATGATTTATCCGCCGTAGGCCGAATGAAGTTTAATCGGCGCTTAGGACGTGAAGAAATTTTAGGATCCGGCACCTTAGCTAAAGAAGATATTGTTGATGTTTTAAAAGTCTTGATTGATATTCGTAATGGTAAAGGCGATGTCGATGATATTGACCATTTAGGCAATCGACGTGTGCGTAGTGTGGGTGAAATGGCCGAAAACCAGTTCCGTGTTGGCTTAGTACGTGTGGAACGGGCGGTTAGAGATCGCCTCAGTGTGGCAGAATCTGAAAACTTAATGCCACAAGATTTAATTAACGCTAAACCTATTTCTGCAGCGATAAAAGAATTTTTTGGTTCCAGTCAATTATCGCAGTTCATGGATCAAGTGAATCCACTTTCAGAAATTACCCATAAACGACGGGTTTCTGCACTTGGACCGGGCGGTTTAACCCGTGAACGTGCAGGCTTTGAAGTGCGAGACGTGCATCCAACCCATTATGGTCGTGTCTGTCCGATTGAAACACCGGAAGGACCTAATATTGGTTTGATTAACTCATTGGCGGTTTACGCACGAACAAACCATTATGGTTTTCTTGAAACGCCGTATCGAAAAGTTGAAAACAGTAAAGTAACCAAAGAAATCCAATATTTATCGGCGATTGAAGAAGGTAAATATGTTATTGCACAGGCTAATACACGCTTGGATAGCAATGGAAAACTAATCGATGATTTAATTCCTTCACGTCATCGCAATGAGTCCATGCTGACAACGGCGGATAAAGTCGATTATATGGATATTTCGCCGTCACAGGTTGTTTCCGTAGCGGCTTCCTTAATTCCGTTCTTAGAACATGACGATGCAAACCGTGCATTGATGGGCTCTAACATGCAACGTCAGGCAGTTCCTACTTTACGTACTGAGAAGCCTTTAGTTGGAACGGGGATGGAACGTAAAGTTGCGGTGGACTCCGGTGTTGTTGTAGTCGCAAAACGTAGTGGCTTTATTGATTCCGTTGATGCGGGTCGAATCGTTGTACGTGTAGATGATGAGGAAACAGTAGCGGGTACAGCCGGGGTTGATATCTATAACCTGACAAAATATACACGTTCTAATCAAAATACCTGTATTAACCAACGACCTTTAGTCAATAAAGGCGACAAGATTAAGAAAGGGGATGTCTTAGCGGATGGTCCTTCTACGGATCTCGGTGAGTTAGCATTAGGGCGCAATTTGTTAGTCGCGTTTATGCCTTGGAATGGATACAACTTCGAGGATTCTATTTTAATTTCAGAGCGTGTTGTTTCTGAAGATCGTTTTACGACGATTCATATTGAAGAACTGACCTGTATTGGACGAGATACTAAATTAGGCTCTGAAGAAATTACTTCGGATATTCCTAATGTCGGTGAAAGTGCGCTTTCTAAATTAGATGAGTCTGGGATTGTACATTTAGGTGCTTGGGTTGAAGGTGGCGATATTCTGGTTGGAAAAGTGACACCAAAAGGTGAAACACAATTAACGCCAGAAGAAAAACTATTACGCGCTATTTTTGGTGAAAAAGCTTCCGATGTAAAAGATAGTTCCTTGCGTGTGCCTTCCGGTATGCGAGGAACGGTTATAGACGTGCAAGTCTTTACACGTGATGGTTTGGAAAAAGATCAACGTGCTTTAAGTATCGAAGCCACGGCTTTAGAGAAAATTAAGAAAGACTTATACGATGAATTTAGAATTTTAGAAAATGATAGTTACCAACGTTTAGAAACATTATTAGTGGGTGCTGTTGCAAGTAGCGGCCCTAATAAGCTCAAATCGGGTAGCAAGGTAACGCTAGAATATTTAAATACACTGTCTAAAGATCAATGGTTTTCAGTTAGTTTGCGTGATGAAGCCGATAATCAGCAATTAGAAGCGGTTGCTAAGCAACTTGAAGCCGCTCGTTTAGCCTTAGACGAAAAGTTTGAAAGTAAACGTAAAAAATTAACCCAAGGCGATGATTTAGCGCCCGGGATTCTCAAAATCGTTAAGGTGTATTTGGCTATTAAGCGTTGTATCCAGCCAGGGGATAAAATGGCAGGTCGACATGGTAACAAAGGGGTTATTTCAACCATTATCCCTGTCGAAGATATGCCTTATATGGAAGATGGTACGCCGGTTGATATCGTGTTGAATCCATTAGGGGTTCCATCGCGTATGAACGTGGGACAAGTATTAGAGACCCATTTGGGTTGGGCAGCCAAGGGCTTAGGTTTAAAGATAGGCGGCATGTTAGATAGCAAGAAAAGCATGAAGGAAGTCAAAACCTTTTTGGGCTCTATCTATAACGATAATAAGCAAACCGCGCAAAAGGTTGATCTCGATGCCTTATCGAATGAAGAAGCGCTAGAGTTGGCGCAGAATTTGCGTAAAGGTGTGCCTATGGCGACCCCTGTTTTTGATGGTGTGACTGAAACGGAAATCAAACGCATGTTACGCTTAGCGGATCTACCCGAATCAGGCCAAACAGCGCTTTATGATGGTAGAACGGGTCAGCGTTTTGAACGTCCTGTGACGGTCGGTTATATGTATATGCTCAAGCTAAATCACTTAGTTGACGATAAAATGCATGCTCGATCAACGGGTTCTTATAGTTTAGTCACTCAACAGCCGTTGGGTGGTAAAGCACAGTTTGGTGGACAGCGATTTGGTGAAATGGAAGTGTGGGCTTTAGAGGCCTACGGTGCAGCTTACACTTTACAAGAAATGTTAACGGTGAAATCAGATGATGTCGCTGGTCGAACGAAGATGTATAAAAATATTGTTGATGGTGACCACCATATGGAAGCGGGTATGCCAGAATCGTTTAACGTATTAGTCAAGGAAATACGCTCCTTGGCAATTAATGCAGAATTAGAAACCAAAGATTAA
- the rpoC gene encoding DNA-directed RNA polymerase subunit beta' → MADLLGILKQEDYLDEFDNIRISLASPEMIRTWSYGEVKKPETINYRTFKPERDGLFCAKIFGPIKDYECLCGKYKRLKHRGVICEKCGVEVALTKVRRERMGHVELASPVAHIWFLKSLPSRIGLLLDMTLRDIERVLYFEAFVVIEPGMTMLQRGQLLTDEQYLEAIEEHGDEFDARMGAEAIQQLLITLEMGEEINRLREEIPNTNSETKLKKYAKRLKLLEAFEQSGNKPEWMVLTVLPVLPPDLRPLVPLDGGRFATSDLNDLYRRVINRNNRLKRLLDLNAPDIIVRNEKRMLQESVDALLDNGRRGRAITGSNKRPLKSLADMIKGKQGRFRQNLLGKRVDYSGRSVIVVGPTLKLHQCGLPKKMALELFKPFILSKLQLHDLASTIKAAKKMVENESPEVWDILEEVIREHPVLLNRAPTLHRLGIQAFEPILIEGKAIQLHPLVCTAYNADFDGDQMAVHVPLTIEAQLEARALMMSTNNILSPANGEPIIVPTQDVVLGLYYLTRDRINAKGEGLVCADINAVRQLYDTEHADLHAKIKVRITELLFDEQGNKQESTKLLDSTVGRALLREVLPDGLPFSLINKTLNKKAILSLINECYRRLGLKATAIFADKLMYTGFSYATRAGISIGIEDLIIPESKDAIIAEAETEVKEIEAQYSSGLVTQGERYNKVVDIWSRTNDQVAKAMMEKLATEDVMNAEGKMVAQESFNPVYMMADSGARGSPAQMRQLAGMRGLMTKPDGSIIETPITANFREGLDVLQYFISTHGARKGLADTALKTANSGYLTRRLVDVAQDMVVTELDCGAELGILITPHVEGGEIMVPLRERVLGRVLAEDVSLPGSDDIVVNKGTLLDEQWVNILEERAVDQVNVRSPITCEARYGICAACYGRDLARGHLVVIGESVGVIAAQSIGEPGTQLTMRTFHIGGAASQVALANHIQVKSKGRIKLHNIKLVKHADGHFVTVSRSGELTLLDAQGRERERYKLPYGASIKVSDGTEVVPGQVIAQWDPHTHPVVTEVAGYIKFIDLVDGITMNRQTDEVTGLTSIVVMDSKQRGSGGKELRPMVRLADKEGNDLFLPGTRLPAHYFLPINAILSLEDGAAVGVGDIVARIPQETSKTRDITGGLPRVADLFEARKPKEPAILAEISGIISFGKETKGKRRLVITGNSGEVFEALIPKWRHVTVFEGEHVERGEVVADGPLNPHDILRLLGINKLSNYIVSEVQEVYRLQGVKINDKHIEVIVRQMLRKVNILDSGETRFLKGEQLEEARVKEENRKLIGEDKLPARFESVLLGITKASLATDSFISAASFQETTRVLTEAAVTGKRDDLKGLKENVIVGRLIPAGTGFAYHAESRRQRAANSLARKQKLVAPQVTASDAEQALSQALSEPKDEAK, encoded by the coding sequence ATGGCTGATTTATTAGGCATTTTAAAGCAAGAAGATTATCTGGATGAATTTGATAATATTCGTATTTCATTAGCTTCGCCTGAGATGATCCGTACCTGGTCTTATGGGGAAGTAAAAAAACCCGAGACTATCAATTATCGTACCTTTAAACCTGAAAGAGATGGTTTATTTTGTGCGAAAATTTTTGGACCTATCAAAGACTATGAATGCTTATGTGGTAAATATAAGCGACTAAAACATCGTGGCGTCATCTGTGAAAAATGTGGCGTTGAAGTGGCATTGACCAAAGTACGTCGTGAACGTATGGGTCACGTTGAATTAGCTAGTCCTGTTGCCCATATTTGGTTTTTAAAATCCTTGCCTTCACGTATTGGTCTTCTGCTCGATATGACCTTACGCGATATAGAACGCGTGTTGTATTTTGAAGCCTTTGTTGTGATTGAGCCTGGTATGACCATGTTACAACGAGGGCAGCTTTTAACGGATGAACAATACTTAGAAGCGATCGAAGAGCACGGCGATGAATTTGATGCGCGTATGGGTGCCGAAGCGATACAACAGTTGCTTATTACCTTAGAAATGGGCGAAGAAATTAATCGCTTACGTGAAGAAATTCCTAATACCAATTCAGAAACAAAATTAAAAAAATATGCGAAGCGCTTAAAGCTTTTAGAAGCCTTTGAACAATCAGGTAATAAGCCTGAGTGGATGGTTCTAACCGTATTACCGGTATTACCGCCTGATTTACGTCCTTTAGTGCCTTTAGATGGTGGACGTTTTGCAACCTCCGATTTAAATGATTTATATCGCCGTGTTATCAACCGTAATAACCGCTTAAAACGTTTACTTGATTTAAATGCGCCTGACATCATCGTACGTAATGAAAAGCGTATGTTACAAGAGTCGGTTGATGCCTTATTAGATAATGGTCGTCGCGGACGTGCGATTACCGGTAGTAATAAACGACCTTTAAAATCATTAGCGGATATGATTAAAGGTAAACAAGGTCGGTTTAGACAGAATTTATTAGGTAAACGAGTCGATTATTCTGGTCGTTCTGTCATCGTGGTAGGACCTACACTTAAATTACACCAGTGTGGTTTACCGAAGAAAATGGCTTTAGAGTTATTTAAGCCGTTTATTTTAAGCAAATTACAATTACATGATTTAGCGTCTACGATTAAAGCCGCTAAAAAAATGGTAGAAAACGAATCGCCCGAAGTTTGGGATATTTTAGAAGAAGTTATTCGTGAACACCCCGTATTATTAAACCGAGCACCTACACTGCATCGATTGGGTATTCAAGCGTTTGAACCTATTTTGATTGAAGGTAAGGCTATTCAGTTGCATCCTTTAGTTTGCACCGCCTATAACGCCGACTTTGACGGTGACCAAATGGCAGTACACGTACCATTAACCATCGAAGCGCAGTTAGAAGCACGTGCTTTAATGATGTCGACTAACAATATTTTATCGCCTGCTAATGGTGAACCTATTATTGTTCCTACACAGGATGTGGTATTAGGTCTTTATTATCTAACGCGCGATAGAATTAATGCCAAGGGTGAAGGTTTAGTTTGTGCTGATATAAACGCAGTACGCCAACTTTATGATACGGAACATGCTGATCTGCATGCCAAAATCAAAGTGCGTATTACCGAATTGCTATTTGATGAGCAAGGTAACAAACAAGAATCAACCAAACTGTTAGACAGTACCGTCGGTAGAGCTTTACTGCGTGAAGTCTTACCAGACGGACTACCGTTTTCTTTAATTAATAAAACCTTGAATAAAAAGGCTATTTTAAGCCTTATTAACGAATGCTATCGTCGTTTAGGCTTGAAGGCGACTGCGATATTTGCTGATAAGTTAATGTATACCGGTTTTAGCTACGCGACACGTGCGGGTATTTCTATAGGGATTGAAGATTTAATTATTCCTGAAAGTAAAGACGCAATTATTGCCGAAGCTGAAACTGAAGTAAAAGAAATTGAAGCACAGTATTCTTCAGGTTTGGTAACACAAGGTGAGCGTTATAACAAAGTAGTTGATATCTGGTCGCGTACCAATGACCAAGTCGCAAAAGCGATGATGGAAAAATTGGCGACCGAAGATGTCATGAATGCAGAAGGCAAGATGGTTGCACAAGAATCGTTTAATCCTGTGTACATGATGGCAGACTCAGGCGCGCGGGGTTCACCGGCGCAAATGCGTCAGTTAGCGGGTATGCGTGGATTAATGACCAAGCCAGATGGTAGTATTATTGAAACACCGATTACGGCTAACTTCCGCGAAGGTTTAGACGTATTACAGTACTTTATTTCCACACACGGTGCGCGTAAAGGTCTTGCCGATACAGCACTTAAAACCGCTAACTCCGGGTATTTAACCCGTAGGTTGGTGGACGTTGCACAAGATATGGTAGTGACGGAACTCGATTGTGGAGCGGAATTAGGTATTCTGATTACGCCCCACGTGGAAGGCGGCGAAATCATGGTGCCACTACGCGAACGTGTATTAGGTCGTGTATTAGCCGAAGATGTGAGCCTACCTGGTAGCGATGATATCGTGGTTAATAAAGGTACCTTGCTTGATGAACAGTGGGTTAACATTTTAGAAGAACGCGCTGTGGATCAAGTGAATGTACGCTCTCCAATTACTTGTGAAGCACGTTATGGTATTTGTGCGGCTTGTTATGGTCGAGACTTAGCACGTGGACACTTAGTTGTGATCGGGGAATCGGTGGGTGTTATTGCTGCACAGTCGATCGGTGAGCCAGGTACACAGTTAACCATGCGTACCTTCCATATCGGGGGTGCCGCTTCACAGGTCGCTTTAGCGAATCATATCCAAGTGAAATCCAAAGGCCGAATTAAGCTACACAATATTAAGTTAGTGAAGCATGCTGATGGCCATTTTGTAACGGTTTCACGCTCCGGTGAGCTAACGCTGTTAGATGCTCAAGGCCGTGAACGTGAGCGCTATAAACTACCTTATGGTGCGAGTATTAAGGTTTCTGATGGTACCGAAGTGGTGCCAGGCCAAGTCATCGCACAGTGGGATCCGCATACACATCCCGTTGTGACTGAAGTAGCCGGATATATTAAATTTATTGATTTGGTTGATGGTATTACCATGAATCGCCAAACCGATGAAGTGACTGGTTTAACTAGTATCGTGGTGATGGACTCTAAACAACGGGGTTCTGGTGGTAAAGAATTAAGACCGATGGTTCGATTGGCCGATAAAGAAGGTAATGATTTGTTTTTACCGGGTACACGCTTACCAGCGCATTACTTCTTGCCGATTAACGCTATTTTGAGCTTAGAAGATGGTGCGGCCGTGGGTGTCGGTGACATCGTGGCACGTATTCCGCAAGAAACATCTAAGACTCGAGATATTACCGGGGGTTTACCACGAGTAGCGGATCTCTTTGAAGCACGCAAACCAAAAGAACCGGCTATTTTGGCAGAGATTTCTGGAATTATTAGTTTTGGTAAAGAAACCAAGGGCAAACGCCGTTTGGTTATTACCGGCAATAGTGGCGAAGTCTTTGAGGCATTAATTCCAAAATGGCGTCATGTCACCGTTTTTGAAGGTGAACATGTTGAGCGTGGTGAAGTTGTGGCGGATGGTCCTTTAAATCCACATGACATCTTACGTCTTTTAGGGATTAATAAACTGTCCAATTATATTGTCAGTGAAGTACAAGAAGTTTACCGTCTACAAGGTGTTAAGATTAACGATAAACACATCGAAGTTATTGTTCGTCAAATGCTGCGTAAAGTGAACATTCTGGATTCTGGCGAAACGCGTTTCTTAAAAGGCGAGCAGCTTGAAGAGGCGCGCGTCAAAGAAGAAAACCGTAAGTTAATCGGCGAAGATAAGCTGCCTGCACGTTTTGAGTCAGTATTATTGGGGATTACTAAAGCCTCTTTGGCGACAGACTCGTTTATTTCAGCGGCTTCTTTCCAAGAAACCACACGTGTTTTAACTGAAGCTGCGGTGACAGGAAAACGTGATGATCTGAAAGGACTGAAAGAAAACGTGATTGTAGGACGTTTAATTCCAGCCGGTACAGGATTTGCCTATCATGCTGAATCACGACGTCAGCGAGCAGCTAATAGCTTAGCAAGAAAGCAAAAATTAGTGGCTCCGCAAGTGACAGCCAGTGATGCAGAGCAGGCATTGAGTCAGGCGTTATCTGAACCTAAAGACGAAGCAAAGTAA
- the rpsL gene encoding 30S ribosomal protein S12 yields the protein MATINQLVRKPRVQRRAKSMVPALAQCPQKRGVCTRVYTVTPKKPNSALRKVARVRLTNGMEVTTYIGGEGHNLQEHSVILMRGGRVKDLPGVRYHVVRGALDTSGVANRKQGRSKYGAKRPKDK from the coding sequence ATGGCCACAATTAATCAGTTAGTCCGAAAGCCACGTGTACAAAGACGTGCAAAATCGATGGTTCCTGCTTTAGCGCAATGTCCGCAAAAGCGAGGGGTCTGTACACGTGTATATACCGTGACACCTAAAAAGCCAAACTCGGCTTTACGTAAGGTGGCTCGGGTGCGTTTGACCAATGGTATGGAAGTAACTACCTATATCGGTGGTGAAGGCCATAACCTGCAAGAGCACTCGGTGATTCTCATGCGTGGTGGCCGGGTAAAAGACTTACCTGGTGTTCGATATCACGTAGTCCGTGGGGCTTTAGATACCTCCGGCGTTGCAAACCGTAAGCAAGGGCGTTCGAAGTACGGTGCTAAACGGCCCAAAGATAAATAA
- the rpsG gene encoding 30S ribosomal protein S7 — MPRRRVAAKREILADPKFNSELLSKFINSIMKNGKKAVAEKIVYGALERLDERLKYKSKRVEEAGASAEGAKKEIDPGLLLDIFDQALDNIRPNVEVRARRVGGSTYQIPVEVRPSRKTALAMRWLKTAAGQRSEKTMAQRLAAEILDAYDNKGIAVKKREDTHRMAKANQAFAHFRWS, encoded by the coding sequence ATGCCAAGAAGACGTGTTGCCGCTAAAAGAGAAATACTTGCTGACCCCAAGTTCAATAGTGAACTGCTCAGTAAATTTATTAATTCCATCATGAAAAATGGAAAAAAGGCCGTCGCTGAAAAGATTGTTTATGGCGCGTTAGAGCGGTTAGATGAACGTCTAAAATACAAGTCTAAAAGGGTAGAAGAAGCAGGTGCCTCCGCTGAAGGTGCTAAAAAAGAAATTGATCCCGGTTTATTGCTCGATATTTTCGATCAGGCTTTAGATAACATACGGCCTAATGTTGAAGTAAGAGCAAGACGAGTAGGTGGTTCGACTTATCAGATTCCCGTCGAAGTACGTCCTTCTCGCAAAACAGCATTGGCAATGCGTTGGCTTAAGACAGCCGCAGGACAACGCAGTGAAAAAACGATGGCACAGCGCCTCGCGGCCGAAATTTTAGATGCCTATGACAACAAAGGCATCGCTGTTAAAAAACGTGAAGATACCCACCGTATGGCAAAAGCAAATCAGGCTTTTGCACATTTCCGGTGGAGCTAA